GACTGCTCATCAATCCGCACGCCACCTGGGTGCTGTTCGAGCACGGCACCTGCGTGGTCCTGACCGAGCCCGGGGAGGACCTGCGCGCCCAGGCTGTCGAACTCCTGCGTGAGTACGGCCCGGTCCGGGCGGGCACCCCGGCCGGAGACTACGGCGTGGTCCACCCGGACACCACGGAGGGGTGGGTGGTGACCGGGCACCACCCCGACATCCTCACCTACGTGCCGCCCGGCGCGGTGGCGGAGGAGTCCGACTTCGCGATCGGGGCACAGGGGCGCTCCCAGCGGCACCGGGACGGCACGGAGCTCAGGGTCGTTTACGCGCAGGACGGCCGGACCGTCCCCACCGAGGAGACCTGAGCCGAAGCGCCCCTCCCCCGAGCGGTCAGACCTGGTCGAGGAAGCCTCCGTCCACGACCAGGTTCTGGCCGGTGACGAAGGCGGCGGCCGGGCTGGCCAGGAAGGCCACCGAGCGGGCGACCTCCTCCGGGCGGCCCAGACGGCCGTAGGGGATGCGTTCGCGGATGCTCTCGTAGAACTCCGGGTCGCTGTCCTTGCGCCGCTCCCAGCCGCCGCCGGGGAACTCGATGGGGCCGGGCGAGACGGTGTTGACCCGCACGCCGTCGGGCGCCCATTCACGGGCCAGGGAGGACGCGTGGTGGTTCAGCGCCGCCTTGACCGCACCGTAGGAGCGGGCCCCCGCGGGCCGGGTCACGTGCAGGGCCGAGGTGGTGGAGACCAACACCACCGAACCCCCGTGCTCGGAGCCGAACAGGTGGGGCTTGGCCGCCTCGGTCAGGCGCACGAACGGCATGAGGTCGGCGTTGAAGCCGCGCTCCCACTGGTCGGGGGTGGGCGCGCTGCCGCCGGAGAC
This DNA window, taken from Nocardiopsis exhalans, encodes the following:
- a CDS encoding SDR family NAD(P)-dependent oxidoreductase yields the protein MDLGLSGAKVVVTGASRGIGRAIAQVFAEEGADLAICARTPEPLARAARELSETGAKVFTRDLDVTDHTALPSFVDDAATALGGLDVLVSNVSGGSAPTPDQWERGFNADLMPFVRLTEAAKPHLFGSEHGGSVVLVSTTSALHVTRPAGARSYGAVKAALNHHASSLAREWAPDGVRVNTVSPGPIEFPGGGWERRKDSDPEFYESIRERIPYGRLGRPEEVARSVAFLASPAAAFVTGQNLVVDGGFLDQV